The proteins below come from a single Alnus glutinosa chromosome 9, dhAlnGlut1.1, whole genome shotgun sequence genomic window:
- the LOC133876685 gene encoding uncharacterized protein LOC133876685: MAITNLALITKLGWKFLHSNSLWVEHLQKKYIHYGSFFSTSSAVTTSWIWKGLQKCKEYLIAGSCLIVSTNSSDCIWTSAWVPTLPSYRPSPHSPNSRYLPPLSISDLIMPGTRCWNKRLLSTLFDPVSAMAVGRIPISDESQKGYLWIPSASGRFSTSSAYLSILNKNFTGSNLSPLSSFWRDMWKLQLTDRLRIFIWKIAWNIIPTTQRLQSIIPSYRPDASCPLCKGGPDSLRHLFFHCHFARVVWRLSPWPLDSTTLDSPNLCDWVRIILYPQALLHIPSLELHRFQVFAAVACDLLWFHRNKAYHDGMSFEARKIALQIVATYHQHCDAWSAKLRPVPEKWIRPPLYWHKLNFDTAIRDSFSCQAAICRNHDGRLVKMATQIQSNCSPNKGEALAAKLAVSLALSLQLDRFIIEGDSQVVILALQQPSIVQDWRITDIIHQTLDMFPPDSSWSARKVNRSANFGAHYVAHWAAARFSLSSIPTLPSSTYSTTTQIVSVAHGPDLRNSVV; this comes from the coding sequence ATGGCAATTACAAATTTAGCGCTCATTACTAAGCTTGGCTGGAAGTTCTTGCACTCTAATTCCTTATGGGTGGAGCATTTACAGAAGAAATATATCCACTATGGTTCTTTCTTCTCTACTTCCTCAGCTGTAACAACTTCATGGATTTGGAAGGGACTTCAGAAATGCAAGGAATATCTTATTGCAGGATCCTGTCTGATTGTATCTACGAATAGCTCTGACTGTATTTGGACATCGGCCTGGGTTCCGACCCTTCCTTCCTATCGACCTTCTCCCCATAGTCCAAATTCGAGATATTTACCTCCCTTGTCCATCTCTGATTTAATTATGCCAGGAACGCGTTGCTGGAATAAGCGCCTTCTGTCCACCCTCTTTGATCCGGTCTCTGCCATGGCTGTTGGTAGGATACCAATTTCAGATGAATCTCAAAAAGGATATCTCTGGATTCCTTCTGCTTCTGGGAGGTTCAGCACTTCTTCAGCCTACCTTTCTATCTTGAATAAGAATTTCACTGGATCCAATCTGTCTCCTTTGTCATCTTTTTGGAGGGATATGTGGAAACTTCAACTTACAGATCGCCTCcgaatttttatttggaaaatagCTTGGAATATTATTCCAACTACTCAGCGATTACAGTCAATTATTCCTTCATATCGTCCAGATGCTTCCTGTCCTCTCTGTAAGGGAGGGCCTGATTCCCTTCGGCATCTTTTCTTCCACTGTCATTTTGCAAGAGTAGTTTGGCGTCTTTCACCCTGGCCTCTTGATTCTACCACATTGGATTCCCCAAACTTATGTGACTGGGTTCGAATAATTTTATATCCTCAGGCCCTTCTTCATATTCCCTCTTTGGAATTGCATCGTTTTCAGGTATTTGCAGCTGTAGCTTGTGATCTTCTTTGGTTTCATCGCAATAAAGCTTACCATGATGGCATGTCCTTCGAAGCCCGTAAGATTGCTTTGCAAATAGTCGCTACTTATCATCAACATTGTGATGCATGGTCTGCCAAGCTACGGCCTGTGCCGGAAAAATGGATTCGTCCTCCATTATATTGGCATAAGCTCAACTTCGATACTGCCATTCGTGATTCCTTTTCCTGCCAAGCTGCTATCTGTCGCAATCATGATGGAAGATTGGTCAAGATGGCTACCCAGATCCAGTCCAATTGCTCTCCTAATAAAGGCGAGGCTTTAGCTGCAAAACTTGCTGTTTCTCTAGCTTTATCTCTTCAGCTTGATCGTTTTATTATTGAAGGTGACTCCCAGGTAGTTATCCTTGCTTTACAACAGCCATCTATTGTTCAGGATTGGCGTATCACTGACATCATTCACCAAACGCTAGACATGTTCCCTCCTGATTCTTCTTGGTCAGCTCGAAAAGtcaatagaagtgcaaacttcggTGCACATTATGTGGCACATTGGGCCGCAGCTCGATTTTCGTTAAGCAGCATTCCCACCCTTCCCTCATCAACTTATTCCACTACTACTCAGATTGTCAGTGTTGCGCATGGTCCAGATCTACGGAACTCTGTTGTTTAG